A region from the Andrena cerasifolii isolate SP2316 chromosome 11, iyAndCera1_principal, whole genome shotgun sequence genome encodes:
- the LOC143374531 gene encoding uncharacterized protein LOC143374531, which produces MIENVYVIKVKTKPALSSLYPSERRYSASTVGGLSFVHFGLGALSLLLGSLALSLQGPILSVACLIPFVTGLLAWRRWYIDRNIAIFFYGSVFSMVAAVLCFVATAFDIAATAEASRGSLWSLERILEHPHLDGHPRNDTVASLKEDAFNDSGAYDEAPRMNFNAPTPGIIIDNMSNISGYILRTSSREDDNENSSATVANDDLENVGSLAKGNFDSGNVTEESLETIKSRVMSFWQKNYQDTSHARILLTVNVLVASLLEAFWSALSARIALKGMMNRLPESGCANGRNENGGSQGAAGKRKPPAPRPDILDHDRRLAESLQNLNALHSFRNSGPRLPLPESSREFRERVERFLANQAAHRVVEGSCS; this is translated from the coding sequence ATGATAGAGAACGTGTACGTGATAAAGGTGAAGACGAAGCCAGCTTTGTCTTCCTTGTACCCATCCGAGCGTCGTTACTCAGCGTCGACCGTGGGTGGTCTGTCCTTCGTCCATTTCGGCCTGGGAGCGCTTTCCCTTCTTCTGGGCAGCCTCGCCTTATCTCTTCAAGGCCCAATCCTATCGGTCGCGTGCCTGATCCCCTTCGTGACGGGCCTGCTCGCCTGGCGAAGGTGGTACATCGATCGGAACATCGCTATCTTCTTTTACGGCAGCGTGTTCTCCATGGTCGCGGCGGTCCTCTGCTTCGTAGCCACGGCGTTCGACATTGCAGCCACGGCAGAGGCTAGCAGAGGGTCTCTGTGGTCGCTGGAGAGGATCCTGGAGCACCCACACCTGGATGGACATCCTAGAAACGACACCGTGGCCTCGCTGAAGGAAGATGCCTTCAACGACAGCGGAGCCTATGACGAGGCTCCAAGGATGAACTTCAACGCGCCAACTCCTGGGATTATAATCGATAACATGTCCAACATATCTGGATACATTCTGAGAACATCGTCCAGGGAGGATGACAACGAGAATTCTAGCGCAACGGTGGCTAACGATGATCTAGAAAACGTAGGCTCCTTGGCGAAGGGGAACTTTGACTCTGGTAATGTTACTGAGGAATCGTTGGAGACGATAAAAAGCAGGGTGATGTCGTTCTGGCAGAAGAATTACCAGGACACTTCTCACGCTAGGATTCTACTGACGGTGAACGTGTTAGTCGCGTCTCTTTTAGAAGCCTTTTGGTCCGCCCTCAGCGCGAGGATCGCGTTGAAAGGGATGATGAATCGGTTGCCGGAGAGTGGCTGCGCGAACGGTAGGAATGAGAACGGGGGTTCGCAGGGAGCAGCTGGAAAGAGGAAGCCACCAGCTCCGAGACCGGACATATTGGATCACGATAGGAGGCTGGCGGAGAGCTTGCAGAATTTAAACGCGCTGCACAGCTTCAGGAACTCCGGGCCGAGGCTACCTCTGCCAGAGTCCAGCAGAGAGTTCAGGGAAAGGGTGGAGAGGTTCTTGGCGAACCAGGCGGCGCACAGGGTCGTCGAAGGATCTTGCTCTTGA